In Vitis riparia cultivar Riparia Gloire de Montpellier isolate 1030 chromosome 19, EGFV_Vit.rip_1.0, whole genome shotgun sequence, the following proteins share a genomic window:
- the LOC117908832 gene encoding uncharacterized protein LOC117908832 isoform X2, whose translation MTKGTDRMMRNLKQFADLQYKQFSARHGQQLIDILEFPIKLVLSPFTLAYDIAGSAPRGFGIPEFISKLSFSAIFVVATLGTYDIALDLGKKVLCQRNCRTCNGWQALRCTMCRGSGKVQYQVKNFSLKSGEKATAESVADAISDNRAELVHLPSTVDLHLPLPSKDCPTCDGSGVMGCPECKNKLQIRISADDIMEPPWTAYNILRKMHYPYEHIVHSMKDPSIAAFWLLTMPQIVGGFNYDDEVKQKIWWQYKESMRYDQLRDVVAKRIPGWEHLQEALISIDPVRAREDPVVVKNVPYYKARKALEAEVMKLDPPPRPQNWGT comes from the exons ATGACGAAAGGGACGGACCGTATGATGAGGAATCTGAAGCAGTTCGCAGACCTACAGTACAAGCAATTCTCGGCTCGTCACGGCCAACAATTGATTGACATACTCGAATTCCCAATTAAGCTTGTTCTCTCTCCCTTCACCCTCGCTTATGACATTGCTGGTTCTGCTCCTCGCGGCTTTGGCATCCCCGAGTTCATTTCCAAACTCTCTTTCTCCGCCATCTTC GTTGTTGCTACTCTTGGGACCTATGATATTGCATTAGACCTTGGAAAGAAGGTTCTATGCCAAAG GAATTGTCGAACCTGTAATGGATGGCAGGCATTGCGATGTACTATGTGCAGAGGATCAGGGAAGGTGCAATACCAAGTGAAAAATTTCTCCTTGAAAAG TGGTGAAAAGGCAACAGCTGAATCCGTTGCAGATGCCATTTCAGACAATCGGGCTGAGTTGGTGCACCTTCCTTCCACTGTGGATCTTCATTTGCCATTGCCATCTAAAGACTGCCCAACTTGTGATGGATCG GGTGTGATGGGATGTCCTGAGTGCAAAAACAAGTTACAAATTAGGATCTCTGCTGATGAT ATCATGGAGCCTCCCTGGACAGCCTATAACATATTGAGAAAGATGCACTATCCTTATGAG CATATTGTTCACAGCATGAAAGACCCCAGCATTGCTGCATTTTGGTTACTTACAATGCCTCAGATTGTGGGGGGATTTAACTATGATGATGAAGTCAAGCAGAAGATTTGGTGGCAATACAAG GAATCTATGAGGTATGATCAACTTCGAGATGTAGTAGCCAAGCGAATACCTGGCTGGGAGCATTTGCAAGAG GCCTTGATCTCCATAGATCCTGTCCGTGCTAGGGAAGATCCTGTTGTAGTAAAGAATGTACCTTACTACAAGGCCAGAAAGGCACTGGAAGCTGAAGTCATGAAGCTTGATCCTCCCCCACGGCCTCAAAATTGGGGT